One Xyrauchen texanus isolate HMW12.3.18 chromosome 26, RBS_HiC_50CHRs, whole genome shotgun sequence genomic window, CTGCTTTGTTCAAAGTCCTATTCCAACACTCAACCCCAACCAGCAACTACTACCCTGAAAAAAAAAGATAGGCTGGGAAGAATATTGCTCTAGCCCCAACCCCAGCCCTAAtcttaaaatctgattggttgataggaatGTAGATCCAGGAACATCTTCTACTTGGCGAGATCACAGTAAGTGTGATGGTGATTGCATTTGTCTGCAGAGCCTAAAGTAAGCTGTGTGGATGACAGTGGAAGATATGGGGCAGTTGGGAATTCTGCAAACACAGCAGGGTCTGCTGCACCTACAATGGGTCCAAGTCTGGGAGGACTGTTTGCCGGGGGATTTCCTGTACTCAAAGCAGTTGGACAAAGAGAGAAATGTCCACAGCACAACCCAGGTAGTTTTTGTACACTCTCATTTTCAATGGTGGatggattaaagggatagttcacccaaaaatctaaattaatttacccaccctcatattgttccaaacccttatgactttcttttgtccgtggaacataaaaggagatgttaggcagaaagtttgtttcagtcaccattcactttcatggaacCATTCGTCCATACGAAGGAAGTCAGTACATTTACTTGCACAGTTATAATTGAGCTAAAGCGGGTTTTTGCATAATCAAGCTACAATCTTTATCTGTTGGCCCAAGTATGTCACAATACGTAATCCAATATTTGAAGGTAGGATGCCAGATATGCCAGATTAAAAACATGTTGCATGTAGGGTTGGCAACTTTCTACCAACCAAATACGAGATATTTTATATTGCGATTTACTGACTTGATTAACGGGACATTCaaaaatgcttaaaggaatattcctttaatccaaTACAATAAAGTTAAGATCACtttacagaatttgtggcataatgttgattaccacaataaataattacagtgagacacatacaatggaagtgaatggggccaatttttggaaggttttaaggcagaaatttCAAGTTTattacattaaatcttctgttaaactTGTGGATttattgagctgtaaagttgatcaAGTTGTCGTTTTTACGGtccttttagtgtttttgggtTTACAGCGTTATGTCGTCAAAAAAGTTTGGATTTGGATATAACTTGACACAGAAAAGGTCTTTagcatactaaaatcatgttaacatgtatattgtttacatcttttggctAAGACTTTTTCATGTTAAGCATTTTAACTAAACCTGTATTGTTTTGCTTTAAAAGTGCTGCAATCTCTCTCTTCCAGAACGAGCACTGACATACTGTATGCAATGCAATATAATTAATATCTATCCATATTATTAATAGGTGCGTTTACTGGTGTTTGAATGTGACGTTAATTACTTACACAGGAAACACGATGGTGGCAAACAATTATTATGTACTTGAATGTCCGTTGAGTACTGTGTCCCATATGGATTTAATACGGAACACAATTTTGTTTCCTTAAAAACGGGAGGTTTCCGTATTAAAACATACGGGACTGGTGGCAACCCTAGTTCCGCCAATTATAGTTTGATTATCGTGTAAACACGCTGAGACGAATCAGAGCTACAATTGCATTGTCTAGGTGTATTAGTCCAACTTCAGCTGGTACAATTTCAGTCAGACTGAAGCATATATGTGACACTTTAAAAAGATGAAACAGCGTTTAAGTCTGAGTAAAATCGAACTTTTGAAGTGCATGTAACATACTgatgaaatggtgactgaggctaacattctgccaaacatcctGTTATGTTCTAAAGAAAGTTTGGTACAACATGaaagtgggtaaatgatgacagaatttccattttgggtaaactaaccctctAAGCTTATATTAAATCAAGATATGTTTGCTTTTGTTTCAGTATCTCGTTCAGATTCTACTACTAGCCTGAAGCAGCCACTCTGGAATCCTCCATCACAGGGTGACGGATTTAGAGGAAGTGCACCTGATCTTTCCCCATCCCACAAACCTTTGGAGAGAACCTCCTCTATGTCTAAAGCTCGGCCCTTTTCCTCAAACATGGCTCCACCCTCCCCCAACCAAACAGTACATCCTACTTTGAAAATTTCCTCTACACCTCCTTCTTCTGCCCCACCCCCTCCTCCTCCTAGTAATAAACCCCCTCCTCTCCCCTCTGGTCCGCCTCCTCCCCCACCTCCTCAAATGGCCAAACCCACTTGGTTACCTGTCCAATCTCAATCCATTCCCATGCCCACGTCTCCACCTCCTCCACTGCCTCCCTCGGTACCTCCATACTCACTTTCTGACAGGTCATCCGGTGTCTTCTTTCCTCCACCGCCTCCATCTGTACCTCCATCCTTGCTGCCTGACAGGACATCTGGGGTCTTCtatcctccacctcctccacctGCACCTTCATCCTTGCTGCCTGACAGGTCATCTGGGGTCTTCTATCCTCCGCCACTTCCACCACCTTCATCAGTACCTCCATCCTCACACCCTAACAGGTCATCTGTAGTCTTCTACCCTCCATCCCCTTCTCCAGGCCTATTAGAAATGAACGACACTCATTTAGGCCCTCCTCCCccacctcctcctcttcctgCTTCTTTCGCGCCCTCCTCAGCACCTCCTCTACCACCTCCAAAAGTACTTCCTTTGCCTTCACCCACATACAGGCCCAGTGTACCACCACTGCCACCCTCCTACCCTTGTACTGCCCCCAGTAGACGACCCCCTGCAGTGCCTCGGAGTGCAGGTAGATGACTAAATGACTTCCCTTACTGTTTGAATAATTGCATCTATGAATTGAAATGACTGTGAAAATTGATGGTCacagtaaaacatttacattcatgtgATGGATAGTTGAAGTGTTTTATCTATTATTCATTTTGAATTTACAGGTGCTCCACGGCTGGCTCCACCCCCCGCTCCACCAGCTCGTTCTTCTACCACTGAACTCTCCAGTAGGATCCCACCTCCTCCTCCCCTCCCACTGTCAGCCCCACCCAACTCAGTACGGAATGGACACTTGCACAGTTTAGGTGAGACTCCAGGTCGTCATTACGAACCTGCGTAAATTCGAATGCAAGTTGAATGCAAGCCTGGCAAAGTATATACATTTTACTGTGCTTGCATACACAGGCATTTGATGCATGCAcgctatgactgctatgagagccgaactatttctcttcaggagtttagacccataaagattaCATTCCTTCATACTCTAATTCAAGGTGTTGTTTCTCTTCATTCCAACTTACAGAAGTGTTTCTGTGTACTTTTTAGATGACTTTGAATCGAAGTTTAATTTCCATCCAATGGAGGACTTCCCCCCTCCTGAAGAGTTCAGGCCCTTCCCACGTATCTACCCCAGCAAAGAGAACAAAGGTACAACAAcgtctttgtgtgtgagagtgtatgagtggaAAGGTGAAGTCTCTGTTCAATGACCATGCTGACAGTGTGGCCTCTGTTCATTTAGACAGGCCTGAGACAGATGGTCAGATGTACTTTACTCACAGTAatgtaaaatcatcaaattgCCTAAACATATACAGGTATTTGTTACAATGCAAATAGCTTGTTTCTATACCTggttattaaaaggatagttcacccaaaattctctcatcattcactcaccctcatgccaacctagatgtgtatgactatctttcttcaggagaaaagatttttagaagaatatctcagctctgtaggtgcattcaatataagtgaatggtgatcagacaattgatactccaaaaagcatataaaagcagcataaaagtaatatataagaAAAATTATATCATCAAAAattataggtatgggtgagaaacagatcaatatttaagtcctttttttactataaatctgcactttcactttcacatgtgaaATTCATATGTGGCacatgtttagtttcactttcacatctgatgttcgaaatattgatatttttctcacccacacctatcatatcactctgaagacatggatttaaccaatggagtcttttggattacttttatgctgcttttatatgctttttggaccttcagatttctgtttcATTTGCACTGAAATGACTAAAATATctcagatattcttctgaaaatcttcatttgtgttcagcataagaaagtcatacacatctgggatggcatcagggtgaataaacaatggatgaactatccctttatgagaTCTAAgcttaaacaaataaacataattgCATTTTGTAGAGTTTAATTTGCtgtgtttttgtgagtttttCAGATCAATGGTTTAATTTAAAAATCACATCTGAAACTATGCCCTTTCAATGCAGAAATCACCTCTCCTTTTGGTTACAAGTGACAAAGTGAactcttcctcttttgttttcacAGTCAACCCACAACCTCCTGCCATGAGGACTCATTTAAGATGAAATGTGACAATACCATTTTTGGTGCTAACCTTTATCAGGACATTTCAAATCATCTTAAACCCAATTATCAGTTAAGAACAGCAGCCATAGTTGTTGATTTATTAAACTCAATTACATCAACCCAACCAACTGTATACAGAATCGTGACCAACTTTTTGTTTGATGTACAATGAGCATGACAATTTTTTGACAGAGATGTAGACATGCTCTCACACCATCCACACATATCAAGAATGAGTGTTACAGCTATAGCCTTTTCACCTCTGCATGAAAAACATTAACCTTTAATCTCtcttttcattattaataaacaAAGTGCTTTTATATTACAATTTTAGTAGCAAATTATATTCTTCTCCTaacattaaagcaatatcacacgagcaagagtgagCAATAGCATGACTGCGagtattatagttttttttgtaCAACAGttaacaaacaagtaaataatattgGATAACTTTAATTTTGGATTCAAGTTAGTTCAAGCAATTCTTCATTGgctgtaaaaatatttcaaaaacagCCCAAAGCATTAAGCACaattcatttaaaggggtcatggcaaGAGGAATACAGTttaccttgatcttttgacatgagATCATACTATTAtagaaacatactgtaagtttcagaactcaaaacttccccctcactgcaaaaagagcaatttttgaaaccaagctgccaaaacgactcattttctttgtgatgtcacactgtggtagacatttgcatccgaccacctccacaacaacacatcgacACCTACTTTATCTTTAAATTCCATAGCTCACCCAGCAGCGTTGAGCAGTGAGAAGGCAAAAGGAGAAAGCAGTTCAGTCAAAAGCAGAGATAATTATAAAGGCCCAAACATATTTCATGCTAGTACGCAAACTCAGACGCACATTGCTACACAAGCTCAATTCCACGCATCGTTGCATAGTGAAATGTTTCAGTGCTCAATTCGTAACCCAACGCAAGTACATGCTGCATTCTCTGTATTGCCGCGAGGGGTGCTAGATTGAATTTTCTGTTTTCAGTCAACAACTGTCATGCAAGAGCAGAAATTTGAGGAGTCTTGCCAAACAAGTtagattatacaaacatatttagGACCCCTCCTACTCTCTCCATTCGAATAAAACAGCAATTGAAAATCCACTCTGATAACGACACTTTAAAGAGAAAATGGAAACAACTACTGGGCCAATTTTTCAGAGCCAGGAAGAAATGGAAAGGGGTCCGCAGCGGAGATGCCACAACTAGCTATGGATATCCAGTAATTTCGGACATGTTGGGATGGCTTTTTGACTTCATAAAATATCAGACCACAGAGTTAAACTTTCGTGATTTGGTATCGTGGTGCCTAAAAAGAACGTTTTTCGCCCACTTGTGGTTTGAGGTTTGTAACCGATAGAGAAACGCAAGAGCGCACGTAAAATATGTACAATGGGACCACGTGTAGGCCATGCGTTGGCCAAGCGCTCGCGTATGCGTTCACATAATTGTATGAAGTATGTTTCGGACTTAACAGTGAGCGTTTACTTCCAAGTCTTAAAGGTGAAGCAGCAACAAAacagcatttctgacagagggtcagaataagggttgaaaatgtgtgcaaaaaaaaaacttgactaatattataagtgaaccttaatgaacattttaaaatattttaataatttaaaaaaggcatgtcatgacccctttaaataaaggAATTATTCtcattaattttcatttatttggttATGAACGACTCAGTGTTGTTTAACGAATCACTTAATGAGTCAATGATTCACTCAAAACATGAAAGAGGCTATATTTCGCCACATGGTGGAGGAAACATGCAATCTGCAGAAATGGTCACTAAAGAAAATCAAAATGAATGCTGAATTGAAAGCCCCAATGCTTTTTATAAAGCCATGAACACAGAAAAGCagggtgaatttttttttataaacatcagcactcttggaacgccACTTGACAAATACAATTTTAGCACCAGAACTAACTGTAGAATTTTAATTTCAAGTTAACGTGCCCTGAAGTGAGTACTAGGGCAAATCATTGAACCACAGAATAAATAACAGAATGAAAgaatggagaaaaagaaaaaaagggataCAGTCTCTTAACAAATAAGGCAAGTGAGCAGCAAAAGAAGAAAGCAGTAGTATTGTATCTATGCTTCCAGATTAGAGAAGTCTTGTCAGTATGTCTATTTCAGAAACAATGCATCAGAAACCAATCAGAATCAGATCTTTTTAAAATTAACAGAACTTTTAATTAACTGATCATATGCATTTCATGTATTTTAGATGGACAGAGGAATAAAACTGTGGAATAACACTGCTTAAACTAACACGAGTGAGCTGTTTTTGGTTAATATTATTCTGTTGCTGCTTTTTGTGAGCCATTTGTTACTAATTTGTACATCTAACTTATCAAATCAAGACCTTTTAAGGAACCAAAGCAAAAAACACTCTTTGTTTTCTCATATTATGCATGTTTTATGTTGACTTCTAGAGGAATAGACTCAGGCAGGACACTGGGAAACAGTGCCACCAACCAGAGTTCACATGCTTGCAGTTTTATTGCTATGACTAAATAAATTATTGTCTTACCTAAACAGTGGAAGCCATACTTATTTCTGCATAATACATATTATAAGAGAGTTATGATTTATAATTTCATCAAACATTGGACACAATTCtataaatacaatattaataataataataataatacaatgagTTACTAATGCTTTGCAAGGCATGTACTAGTGGCATATTcattattctttaaaaacatgatACATACATATTGTAAACATGCACAAATGTACTCATGCATTTTCAATACCaaacatataaatacatttcatataaatatatacattcatTTCATTTATCATTATGTCGTTTATGATCTCCATAATACTCTTTACTTACTTCAAACATTTATCCACCAGCTCAGCTGCCATTACAAACATTCTAGCTTCAAAGAGCAGGTACTGCAAATAGTGCAATACCCACTGAGTTGTACCtcatagtgagtgtgtttgtgtgtgcatgagtcATGAGCCAGAAAGAAACAGTCAAATCCTCTTGGATCATCTGCTACATACTTTTTGATCTCAGCAGGCTCTCCctcatatatgtgtgtatatgtctgtgtgaaTGTATATACTTTTGTGGGCCTTAGGTCCTGTATTTACAGCCAGTGGAGTCGATGTAACATAAGTCCGTGCATCTGAGCTGCCCAAAGGTGCTATACATACAAAAAGATAGAGATCTTTTAGACAAACTGTGTACAACTAGTTAAGTAGATcagagtatgtgtgtgagggtGGGTCAAGTTTGGTTTACATTTTGAGCACCAAATGTCCCCACGAGGATAGTAAAACATGAATCACGACTTAGTAAACATACTAAATGtcctaatgaaaatcccaaaatgCGGTAGGGTATTATAATatatcattagctcagtataaaacaATAGAATTCAATGAAAAGTTTGCACTATTATACAAAACaaaggtgcgtgtgtgtgtgtgtgtgtgtgtgtgtgtgtgtgtgtgtgtgtgagtggggtgTGCATACCTTGGCAGATATAATTTGCAGGTCTGGTAGCCAAAATCCTTCCCGTCACACTCTTCAACTCCCTCATTACGATATCCATCACCACAGTACGCCTTTTTACAGCCTACACATTCACAGAACGAGATACAGATAAAGAACAGGGAGAGACAGAAGAGGAGAAACAAGTTTTTGTGGGTAGTTGCCTGgttgttgcttactggcccaatcaAAAGAGCCATGGTCCCTACATATATCTCAAGTCCCTCCTTTTAAGATCTATTGCATTATAAGTCTAGTAGGGGCTTGTTTGAAtacctaaccctaagtatgagcaattgtAATTGTGATTGAGACAGGGCGGCGGGCGtggccgggttgtgattttacacacccggccccttatcaggctaatcaagcatctGAGAAGGATAAAGACCGACtgtggaggcttgattagcctgataaagggccgggtgtgtaaaatcacaactcGGCCCCTGTCACAGTGATGTTAGCCACTAAATAATTGTTGTATGTTTATGGATTTGTATTGTTAGTACAACTATCAGAAATAACGTGTTAACGCATGcaattaatttttcttaattactgttaatacagcataacGCATTAACACTTTTGGAAAGGTGGAATCTTTGCGATGTGTCCACCTGGAATCATTACACACCACCAACACACTCACAACAGCGCTTCcgtgtcagtgataaaattatggagaaatgacctcttaatgctatttgatgtaaaAAACCAGCCCAGATGGGATTGTGattgaaatcaagtatttttcagtctatgtaaggtgcattttaattaccacaaaagcaTGTCAAGCCTttactatcaccaaaatgcagaatgagatgtttttgcctgcaagcgcttttcatgtggagttcaaactgCGCTCGACACTGGCATTGATgccctgatgcgaatcatgaacgcgGCTTCACGTTTGCTGTAGGAAAGATTATAGCCACATTCACGGGCAGACTAGTATTGTGGAAGAAGagtgtttaagagatttaatgccaatTGAAATTAATATTCAACCTATTtgtggactagttctttcaattagtcaacctctcaATTAGATTTTGGGAAATGTTAAATGTTACTTGGTACTATTTTaaggcatttctatctttatactgtagaaggctttgtttggaaaatgttaataaagcattatattgttacagatTGTTTTATTTTCGtccctaagatggaaataaaagcattttgacagaaaaacaagtatatatagtgtcaaatttcagcactttcaaaatctgtgataaatcacaattaaaaagAATGTTCcgtgttcaatgcaagttaagcccAATAGACATTATTTGTGGCATTattctgattaccacaaaacattggagggtttaaacacagaaatgtgagggttttatttttataaaagcatttgcagtaattcttctgttaaaacgtgtgtattatttgagccgtaaagttgtttaatttgacatttttacagtcgttttggAGTTTGCTGACATTGCATCATCATGGAAGTGAAGTTGTAAAATGATatataactttacagagaaaagattagtaagtgattttagcacactaaaatcatgtttacatgcataccctttatgtcttgtggctaaacttttgagacagtgtgtattttaatgttaaaaaattggccccatatacttccattataagtgtctcactggaaccaagatttttttaaagaaaagtagggacgagtcaaaataaatgtttgtggtaaccaacattatgccacaaatgctgtcgattgagctcaacttgtattgaacccagagcaATCCtttaacaacaaacaattatgtgattaatcatgattaacattttaatcaactgacagaaCTAATTATTAGTTATATGATTGTGAATATGTGACTCACCCACGCAGTCGTCCGTAACAACCTTGTTTCCATCGTCGCATTCCTCCCCGTTGAGTTCCTGCACCTCCCCATCCCCGCAGACTCCATTCTCTCCCATAATCCTCTCTGTCGCCTGGAGTGGCATCAGCTACAATGAAAACCACAGCTGCTGCTCTCATAAAGCCACTTAaagataattcactcaaaaatgaaattatgtcataatttattcatgcttgtgattactttctttcttccatggaacacatacGGAtatttaggcaaaatgttagtctcagtcaccattcttattcattatatatttacactcacctaaaggattattaagaacaccatactaatactgtgtttgaccccctttcaagccttcagaactgcctgtAATTCTactgtggcattgattcaacaaggtgctgaaagcattctttagaaatgttggcccatattgataggatagcatcttgcagttgatggagatttgtgggatgcacatccagggcactgaagctcctgctccaccacatcccaaagatgctctatctgggttgagatctggtgactgtgggggccattttagtacagtgaactcattgtcatgttcaagaaaccaatttgaaatgattctgagctttgtgacatggtgcattatcctgctggaagtagccatcagaggatgggtacatggtggacataaagggatggacatggtcagaaacaatgctcaggtaggccgtggcatttaaacgatgcccaattggcactaaggggcctaaagtgtgccaagaaaacatccccacaccattacaccaccaccaccagcctgcacagtggtaacaaggcatgatggatccatgttctcattctgattacgccaaattctgactctaccatctgaatgtctcaacagaaatcgagactc contains:
- the LOC127620370 gene encoding WAS/WASL-interacting protein family member 3-like — encoded protein: MPVPPPPPPPPPPPPAPAPPPPPAPAPALASAQSRTDPPKVQRSEGGGRNALLADIQKGSKLKKVAQVNDRSIPVFEKPKVSCVDDSGRYGAVGNSANTAGSAAPTMGPSLGGLFAGGFPVLKAVGQREKCPQHNPVSRSDSTTSLKQPLWNPPSQGDGFRGSAPDLSPSHKPLERTSSMSKARPFSSNMAPPSPNQTVHPTLKISSTPPSSAPPPPPPSNKPPPLPSGPPPPPPPQMAKPTWLPVQSQSIPMPTSPPPPLPPSVPPYSLSDRSSGVFFPPPPPSVPPSLLPDRTSGVFYPPPPPPAPSSLLPDRSSGVFYPPPLPPPSSVPPSSHPNRSSVVFYPPSPSPGLLEMNDTHLGPPPPPPPLPASFAPSSAPPLPPPKVLPLPSPTYRPSVPPLPPSYPCTAPSRRPPAVPRSAGAPRLAPPPAPPARSSTTELSSRIPPPPPLPLSAPPNSVRNGHLHSLDDFESKFNFHPMEDFPPPEEFRPFPRIYPSKENKVNPQPPAMRTHLR